Proteins from a genomic interval of Leishmania braziliensis MHOM/BR/75/M2904 complete genome, chromosome 24:
- a CDS encoding putative 60S ribosomal protein L17: protein MTHYSRKPQVSSKSAKAKVSDLRCHYKNTFETANVINGMPLRKAQQLYRQVLAKTRCIPFKRYNGKIGRTAQAKEWGQTKGRWPRKSVVAMMSLLKNAEANAIEKGLDPNQMVIKHVQVDQAARMRRRTFRAHGRITPYMCSPCHVQLFMSEKKARVPAPKSAPKK from the coding sequence ATGACGCATTACTCCCGCAAGCCGCAGGTGTCGTCAAAGAGTGCCAAGGCGAAGGTTAGCGACCTCCGCTGCCACTACAAGAACACCTTCGAGACCGCAAATGTGATCAACGGCATGCCACTCCGCAAGGCTCAGCAGCTGTACCGCCAGGTGCTCGCCAAGACCCGCTGCATCCCGTTCAAGCGCTACAACGGCAAGATTGGCCGCACCGCTCAGGCGAAGGAGTGGGGTCAGACGAAGGGTCGATGGCCGCGCAAGTCCGTCGTGGCGATGATGTCGCTGCTCAAGAACGCCGAGGCCAACGCCATCGAGAAGGGTCTTGACCCCAACCAGATGGTCATCAAGCACGTACAGGTAGACCAGGCTGCCCGcatgcgccgccgcacgtTCCGTGCCCACGGCCGCATCACACCGTACATGTGCAGCCCCTGCCACGTGCAGCTTTTCATGtcggagaagaaggcgcgcgTGCCAGCCCCGAAGAGTGCCCCGAAGAAATAG